The genomic segment CTCCTCATTGTCTAGATCAAAGGGGTGCAGTGTATATAGGGGTTCAGCAGAAGACATAGGTTGAAGTTTGGGAGTGATGAGACCTCCAACCCATAGTGATCTTACATCAACCATTTAGTGGATTCTTCTCCTCGAGAAGCCGGTCTGCATAGCCTAACAGTGATCCGTTAATTGAAGAAATCCTCCGAGACCTCATTCTGGGTGGTCCCTGCTTCAACTGGTTATAACCTGTTTAAGTTGTATGGCTCCCCTTATCTGTCTGTGTAGTGTCTAATGAAGAAATCCTCTTCATCTTCTCTGCCTTTCCGTCTTCCTGACTCCATTCGGGTATCTTCTGATCCCTGGTCTGTTTATTTCCGGACAGGCTCACGTGCTCTGCTGCAGTCAATAACTGGCATCAGCGGGACATGTGCCGCCTCATCGGTGACCTGTCCCAAAGCGGTATATCAGTCCAGGGTCACACCTTGGGGACACCTCACCGATGAGGCGGCACATGTCCACGTGTGTACCCTGACCTGAAGGGAGTTGCAGGTAgtgggggagtgtgtgtgtgtgtgcgcgcgcgcGGATGtcttccctgccccccccccccccccgggtcctTGTGTGCGTGGATGTCTCCCGCCCCCACCACCCCGGGTCCTTGTGTGTGTGCGCGCGCGGATGtctctccccccacccctccccgggtccgtgtgtgtgtgcgcgcgaaTATCTTTCCCCCGGGTCCGTGTGTGCGCGCGGATCCTCCCCTCCGGCTCCTCCCCTCCGGCTCCTGGCCTGCGTGCGTGGATTACCCCTAGAAGTAGGTCACCTGCCAGGTGGAAATATTAGGGTGCTAACCGGGACAAGGACATGGTCTGATGTGAAATGTTGATAGTCGTACCCCATAGGTGACACTATGTCCTCTGTGTACGCCTCTGCTGACCGTGTGCTCTGTGTTGGACAGGTACTGGCGCTTGTCAAGAATGGACTCCGATTTCTGACGGGAAGGTTGTTGCTGGTACAATAGATGGCTGCAGCTAAGAAAGGTAAGTGCTCGCCCTACCCCTTATATTATAGACCCACCTATTCTAAATATCAGTCAGTTAACCCCATGATGCCACTGCCACCCCCATTACTCACCCTGGGCAGAGACTTGTGAAGCCGTTTCTGCTAATTACACATTAATTACATATGATCGACATGTGCCCTGGTGCTCTGCGCTGTCCCTGGGCTGTATTGACCTCGTTCATATGGGCTTGGTGTGTGATCTCCATCAGTGGGGTCACTCAGTAACCTCATTCAGCAGCCGCTGTCATGTGTGAACGGACAAACCCCCAGAAGGCAATCCCATCAGTGACCCTCTGCTCATTGTGTCACGGCTCAGACTGCTGGCGGCCATATTACTGAAAAGCGTGGCTCCAAAGTTAATTAGAGCCCGTGCTGTTCAGGAATCCTTGTGTACAGTACTAATCGTCTACACCGTCATGCCTCAGGATGGTATGTTACTCTCTTCGCCCCGAAAACTCCATACCGCCAAGTAATGTACTGTATGAACAGCGGGGACAGGATAAGACAACTGTTCTGTGCACATTTCTGCTTGTCACATCCAGTGCATTGGACGTTCTCCCAACAAGCTGAATATTTGACATTCACCAGTGTGAatgctgtaatactgcctcctatgtacaagaatataactactataatactactatgtacaagaatataactactataatactactatgtacaagaatataactactataatactgctcctatgtacaagaatataactactataatactgctcctatgtacaagaatataactactataatactgctcctatgtacaagaatataactactataatactgctcctatgtacaagaatatatctactataatactgctcctatgtacaagaatataactactataatactgcctcctatgtacaagaatataactactataatactgcctcctatgtacaagaatataactactataatactgcctcctatgtacaagaatataactactataatactgctcctatgtacaagaatataactactataatactgctcctatgtacaagaatataactactataatactgctcctatgtacaagaatataactactataatactgcctcctatgtacaagaatataactactataatactgctcctatgtacaagaatataactactataatactgctcctatgtacaagaatataactactataatactgctcctatgtacaagaatataactactataatactgcctcctatgtacaagaatataactactataatactgctcctatgtacaagaatatatctactataatactgctcctatgtacaagaatataactaatataatactgctcttatgtacaagaatataactactataatactgctcctatgtacaagaatatatctactataatactgctcctatgtacaagaatataactactataatactgcctcctatgtacaagaatataactactataatactgcctcctatgtacaagaatataactactataatactgcctcctatgtacaagaatataactactataatactgctcctatgtacaagaatataactactataatactgctcctatgtacaagaatataactactataatactgctcctatgtacaagaatataactactataatactgcctcctatgtacaagaatataactactataatactgctcctatgtacaagaatataactactataatactgctcctatgtacaagaatataactactataatactgctcctatgtacaagaatataactactataatactgctcctatgtacaagaatataactactataatactgcctcctatgtacaagaatataactactataatactgctcctatgtacaaggatataactactataatactgcctcctatatacaagaatataactactataatactgcctcctatgtacaagaatataactactataatactgctcctatgtacaagaatataactactataatactgctcctatgtacaagaatatatctactataatactgctcctatgtacaagaatataactactataatactgcctcctatgtacaagaatataactactataatactgcctcctatgtacaagaatataactactataatactgctcctatgtacaagaatataactactataatactgctcctatgtacaagaatataactactataatactgcctcctatgtacaagaatataactactataattctgctcctatgtacaagaatagaactactataatactgctcctatgtacaagaatagaactactataatactgctcctatgtacaagaatataactactataatactgcctcctatgtacaagaatataactactataatactgcctcctatgtacaagaatataactactataatgctcctatgtacaagaatataactactataatactgcctcctatgtacaagaatataactactataatactgcctcctatgtacaggaatataactactataatgctcctatgtacaagaatataactactataatactgcctcctatgtacaagaatataactactataatgctcctatgtacaagaatataactactataatactgctcctatgtacaagaatataactactataatactgctcctatctacaagaatataactactataatactgctcctatgtacaagaatataactactataatactgctcctatgtgaggataTGATATAGCGGGTATTTTCTGGCTGTGTTGTGGCACTTTGGGATTTGGACTGCATAGGGTTaatccttctttctttctttaggtGTAAAGCAGAAAGTGTCGGGCGTGCGCTTTGCGGGCTTGTCTGAGGAGGGCGCTCCCGGTCATGTGCACTTTGAAGAGAAGCTGCATGACTCGGTGGTGATGGTCTCTCAGGAAGAAGATGGCCATTACTTGGTGAAGGTACGAGCCGGAGGGAGGGAGCGCCGGCAAGCTGTTAACCCTCTGTGTGCCTCTTGGTGTGTGAGACTTTCTATGTCATGATGTTCATCTCTCCATCGTGCACATATCTGTCATTCCTCGGCCTGTGACGTGGGGTCGGTGTGGTCTTTGTGGGGACGTGTGGCTCGTCGGTGCTGTCTGCCGCTTGTCTCCTGTGGACGGCGGTCTCGGGATGACTGCCTCTCTGCCTGTGACGTGGGGTCGGTGTGGTCTTTGTGGGGACGTGTGGCTCGTCGGTGCTGTCTGCCACTTGTCTCCTGTGGACGGCGGTCTCGGGATGACTGCCTTCTAACAcaagcagttgaagatttaaactgggcacgtgcgaccacctcagtgaggtagaCAGGGTAATATGGAAAAGAacaaccagcaggtggcgctatacagatgcattttattgaataactcagcggctatgctaaacttttaattacattcaattacaaaagtgttcagatccaggggctggttttaaaatgtaatttttttttttgtggtgcgaccCTTTAAAGGGGGATTCTTTGCAGTGAGGTCAGTGGTGCTGGAAAGTCTGTGAACCCTTCACATTTCTGCTTAAATTTgccctaatgctgcatcagatttTCCGAAAAGTAGATACAGAATCAAATCAAGCAAAAGGAGTCAAAAATATAAGATTTGATCATTTATTGAGGAAACTAATGCgatagtatgtgaacccttgcttTCGGTATGGGGCGGGACCTCcttgttgattagtcctgcacattggCGTGGAGGAGTTTTAGCCTGTTCCTCCCTATAAAAccgcctcggctctggtatgttGGCGGTTTCCTCCGTGAACGTCTCTCCGTGTCTTTTCTATCTTGACTGTGACTCTGCCATATCTTCAGCTCGCGGACAGATGTCCGGACGCCTTCCTTTTAGACCTTGGGACATTTTCCTCAATCAATAAGTGACCGCCTCTGATATTTTGGACTCGTTTGATTTTGGTTCTTTATCTTTTAAGGGctttgtagttttaggtcaaatttatgcagaaatctagaatattctgaagggttcacaaaccgtAAAGCACCACTGGGTGCTCTGGCGGGCGAGCTGTCTGGGCCCCTGGCAGGTGTGCAAACTATGGGGGGTCCCCGGGCAGGCGGGTTAGCGCTCTGCGTCCACCTGCTGATACTCCCTATGGTCGCTGAGGCACTAGGGTACCCAGGACCTTTTGGGGGTCGGAGCTTCCCTCatgtcctgtctctcttcctctgTCAGGTCGGCTTTCTGAAGATCCTGCACAAGTATGAGATCTCTTTCACACTCCCCGCGCTGCAGCGACTTGGGAGGAATATTTGTGCCGTTCCTTTTCCAAACCTGAACCTCAGAGTGACGAACATCACAGCCGCGCCTGAAGGTAAGTCCACCGTCCGGCTATGAGCGGCACTTACCATGTGCTCCACTGTAGACCCCTTACCCAAatcttaagggggggggggggggcatctttgAGGCTGCCAATGGGTTGTCTCCTCTCAGACATTGGAGTTGTACCACCACTGTTAGGTGCAGGTCCTTTCTCTAACACCTGCTCCCATTTACAGAattgggcccccaaagtgaagtaGAGCCCCCCACCACGCAAACGCCGGCCACGCTCCAATCACTTCTAGGAGAGTTCCGATAATCTCCAGCACTCcgaaagaagtgaatggagagcttcctgcgcatgcgcggtgggcTCTGCTTCGCAGGTCCCAAAGCCGCGACCTGTTCCTGTCCGACATTGGTGTCAtattgtagagatatgccagcagTGTCTGATCTGccgcaacccctttaattttacgcCCTTTCCAAAGCTTTAGCCcaccagacatcccctttaagcctTGCTGGTGCTGCTGGACGAAGGCCGAGTTGAATCCATGGCGTGATGGTGTATTGAAGGAAAAGTGCAAATattgcttaaaggggtcctccggggattaagaaaatgaaaatacttaaatgttactttctaataaatatattcccatttttcgttagttataatggctcgttttgtctatggagcaatcactaggagaaataaaatggctgccgtcctattgaTACACaccgaacctgtcctaatcacacatgaaggacaagttacttcacaacactgagctaaagagctgcctcatcctctctgCTCTGTGGGAATGGAAATGATGATGAGGAGGGTGGGGGTAATCAGCAGCAGCTCTTACATGGAGTCTCCATTGCCACAGttcgtcctgtccgtcctctctgtacttcatgtctcctctgaACTGAAGTTCTTATCTGTATTCACGACCATAATCCCTGACCAGTAgagaggaggacgaggcagctctttacctcagtgttgagaagtaacatgtcctcctgtgtgattaggacaggttttgtgtgtactaataggacagcggccattttgtttcccctgatgattgctcctgaCAAAAGGagctattataactaatgaaaggtatttggaaatataagtaatataaagtaatatttaagtattttcattttcttaattaccggagaacccctttaagtaactgtAAGGGGCCATCAAATGGCTGCTGGGGTCCAGATCTTGTTTAATCTCCTGAGCCatcgagcgcagctctggaggacATGGATTAATCCTGATGCATTGGGCCCCGGGGGTTATAATGTCCCGCCTGCACTGTACACAATTTATCGGTCTTTGCTCTACAGATTGTGGGAGCCGCGCAGAAGCCACTTGTCTTTAATGAGTAAACAGGTAATTGCTGAATATCCGGATGATTAATACGAGCAGTCTCCGCCGCCGCCTCCCGCATTATAAAACCATTAGTGCTCGGGAAGTAAACATACTGTGTATTGGTGCGGAGGAACATACTGGAGGCTCCCTTCCTGGCTGCTCACTGTTCAGACCTGCAGATTATAGAGGACTTCTCCTGTACAGCCTATGGCGAGGGCTCCGATGGAGGATGGTGGTGGGGTGTATCAATGAATTGTACTTATTTGTACCCAAATTACAAGCTACTGACTATTATCTTGATTAATGACTTCCCCCGTTTAATGTCTGCAGCGCCTAAGCAGATCTTAGTGTCTCATAGTTGCACATTATACTGTGCGCAGGCCCATGTGACCACAGCTGGTCCGTGGTGGTCACATATACAGCTTCTGCCTTGTGAGAGAGCAGACACAAATAGCAGCTGGAGCAATGCGTGAGGGGGTAGGACGCTGCTCACAGGGAACACCgcctgagctctgaacctgcagctccacaggCAGACATGTCGGAGAGAAGGAGGTTACTGCATAGAAATATACGTTATAACCATTAGAGGAGACCAGGTAGCTGCTTCATGGAGAACGCCccctgagctctgaacctgcagctccacaggCAGACATGTCGGAGAGGAGGAGGTTACTGCATAGAAATATAGGTTATAACCATGAGAGGAGACCAGGGAGCTGCTCACAGGGAACGCTccctgagctctgaacctgcagctccacaggCAGA from the Bufo bufo chromosome 2, aBufBuf1.1, whole genome shotgun sequence genome contains:
- the C2H20orf27 gene encoding UPF0687 protein C20orf27 homolog, with amino-acid sequence MAAAKKGVKQKVSGVRFAGLSEEGAPGHVHFEEKLHDSVVMVSQEEDGHYLVKVGFLKILHKYEISFTLPALQRLGRNICAVPFPNLNLRVTNITAAPEGHCIKCEYTAHKEGVLKEEMMLASETNHKTLVKVVVQARVLDRHHGTPMLLDGVRCIGAEPEYDSEQSDWHGFD